The following proteins come from a genomic window of Trifolium pratense cultivar HEN17-A07 linkage group LG4, ARS_RC_1.1, whole genome shotgun sequence:
- the LOC123921933 gene encoding L-type lectin-domain containing receptor kinase IX.1-like, giving the protein MLKIIVKNCQTSSFLLISLETQRMAPSLYTIPLFFLSLIFFIVPSYSIHFRIPRFNPSDANIIYQGSAAQDDGEVNFNINEKYSCQVGRVIYAKKVLLWDSNTGQLTDFTTDYTFIINTQNYAISKYGHGLAFFLAPFGFEIPPNSSGGFFGLFNTTTMDSSTSNQIVHVEFDSYPNYEWNETIQHVGINNNSIISSVSTPWNASFHSGDTAEVSISYNSITKNLTVSWKYQTTSNPQEKNSLSYKIDLMKVLPEWITVGFSAATGSIAEVNSLLSWEFNSTLDKTDDSNSKETRLILIVTVSCGVVILVVVAFVAYVILKKKRKKSEKQREEAMHLTSMNDDLERGAGPRRFTYKELDLATNNFSKDRKLGQGGFGAVFKGYFVDLDLQVAVKKISRGSRQGKKEYVTEVKVISQLRHRNLVKLLGWCHDKGEFLLVYEFMPNGSLDSHLFGKRTPLSWSVRHKIALGLASGLLYLHEEWERCVVHRDIKSSNVMLDSSFNVKLGDFGLAKLMDHELGPQTTGLAGTFGYLAPEYVSTGRASKESDVYSFGIVVMEITTGKKATEVIKEKDEEKGMIEWVWDHYGRGELLVAMDENLKRDFDEKQVECLMIVGLWCAHPDVNLRPSIRQAIQVFNFEVSLPNLPPKRPVATYHAPPTPSVSSVEASITNSLQDGR; this is encoded by the coding sequence ATGTTGAAGATCATCGTCAAAAATTGTCAAACCTCATCTTTTCTGTTGATCTCTTTAGAAACTCAAAGAATGGCTCCTAGTTTGTATACCATTCCCCTCTTCTTCTTGTCCTTGATTTTCTTCATCGTCCCTTCTTATTCAATTCACTTCCGAATTCCCCGTTTTAATCCAAGTGATGCTAACATAATCTACCAAGGTTCTGCAGCACAAGATGATGGAGAAGTTAACTTCAACatcaatgaaaaatattcaTGTCAAGTTGGAAGGGTCATTTATGCCAAAAAAGTGTTACTTTGGGACTCAAACACAGGTCAACTCACTGACTTCACAACCGATTACACTTTCATCATCAACACTCAAAATTATGCTATTTCTAAATATGGTCATGGACTTGCTTTTTTCTTGGCTCCTTTTGGATTTGAAATCCCACCCAATTCTTCTGGTGGCTTTTTTGGCCTATTTAACACCACAACAATGGATTCATCAACAAGTAACCAAATTGTTCATGTGGAGTTTGATTCTTACCCAAATTATGAATGGAATGAGACAATACAACATGTTGGAATCAACAATAATTCAATCATTTCATCAGTATCAACACCTTGGAATGCAAGTTTCCATAGTGGTGACACTGCTGAGGTAAGTATTAGCTACAATTCTATTACCAAGAATTTGACTGTATCTTGGAAATATCAAACCACCTCTAATCCACAAGAGAAAAATAGTCTCtcatataaaattgatttgatgAAAGTTTTACCAGAATGGATTACTGTAGGATTTTCTGCTGCAACAGGTTCCATTGCAGAAGTAAATAGTCTTTTGTCATGGGAATTTAATTCAACTTTGGACAAAACTGATGATAGTAATTCAAAAGAGACGAGATTGATTCTGATAGTAACAGTTTCTTGTGGAGTTGTGATATTAGTAGTGGTAGCATTTGTAGCATATGTAATactaaagaagaaaagaaagaaaagtgaAAAGCAGAGGGAAGAGGCTATGCATTTAACTTCAATGAATGATGATCTTGAAAGAGGAGCAGGGCCAAGAAGATTTACCTACAAAGAACTTGATTTGGCTACCAATAACTTCTCTAAGGATAGAAAATTGGGTCAAGGTGGATTTGGAGCTGTTTTTAAAGGCTACTTTGTTGATTTAGATTTACAAGTTGCTGTAAAGAAAATATCAAGAGGATCAAGACAAGGTAAGAAAGAGTATGTAACTGAAGTTAAAGTCATTAGTCAACTAAGACATAGGAATCTTGTGAAGCTCTTAGGTTGGTGTCATGACAAAGGTGAGTTTCTTCTTGTTTATGAGTTTATGCCAAATGGTAGTCTTGATTCTCATTTATTTGGTAAAAGAACACCTCTTTCTTGGAGTGTAAGGCACAAAATAGCTCTTGGATTAGCCTCTGGTTTGCTTTATCTACATGAAGAATGGGAGAGGTGTGTGGTACATAGAGATATTAAATCAAGTAATGTTATGTTAGATTCTAGTTTCAATGTCAAGCTTGGTGATTTTGGGTTGGCTAAATTAATGGATCACGAACTCGGGCCACAAACAACTGGGTTAGCAGGAACATTCGGCTATTTAGCTCCGGAATATGTGAGTACAGGCAGGGCTAGTAAAGAGTCAGATGTGTATAGTTTTGGGATAGTTGTGATGGAGATAACTACCGGAAAGAAAGCTACCGAAGTaatcaaagaaaaagatgaagagaAGGGAATGATTGAATGGGTTTGGGATCATTATGGAAGAGGAGAGTTACTTGTGGCCATGGATGAGAATTTGAAAAGGGATTTTGATGAGAAACAAGTAGAGTGTTTGATGATTGTTGGTTTATGGTGTGCACATCCTGATGTAAATCTTAGACCGTCGATTAGACAAGCGATTCAAGTGTTTAATTTTGAGGTTTCATTGCCAAATCTTCCACCAAAGAGACCTGTTGCAACTTATCAT
- the LOC123922930 gene encoding lectin CPL-like, whose amino-acid sequence MPLYNKKPVFLILIPLLMLHHNWNLSFEFPNFLGPYTNDILTYQGDAFASQGTIQLTKVINHTNVPNSVGRASYALPLRLTDSTNGEASFITTFSFLIESNGSNSGDGIAFFIVPYNSSIPESSGGGYLGLFNPKYATNALLNEIVAVEFDTYPNQWDPPFAHVGIDVNSIESVKTVKWGIESVESILTTVIVTVSYDALIHKLNVVVSYPENTRDVTTISLSSEVNLKAIMTTDWASIGFSGATGLVDETHKILSWSFSSTMHYK is encoded by the coding sequence ATGCCTTTATACAACAAAAAACCCGTTTTCTTAATTCTCATTCCACTCCTCATGCTTCATCACAATTGGAATTTATCTTTCGAATTTCCAAATTTTCTTGGTCCATATACAAACGACATCCTTACCTACCAAGGTGATGCCTTTGCATCTCAAGGTACCATTCAACTTACTAAAGTAATAAATCACACAAACGTGCCAAATAGTGTTGGTAGAGCCTCTTACGCTCTTCCATTACGCCTTACCGATTCCACAAATGGTGAAGCAAGTTTTATAACCACATTCTCTTTTCTTATTGAATCAAATGGATCAAATTCCGGAGATGGAATTGCGTTTTTTATTGTACCATATAACTCATCTATTCCGGAATCTTCTGGTGGTGGGTATCTTGGTCTTTTCAATCCAAAATATGCTACAAATGCTCTTCTAAACGAAATTGTTGCCGTTGAATTTGACACGTACCCTAACCAGTGGGATCCACCCTTTGCACATGTGGGTATTGATgtaaattcaattgaatcagTAAAAACGGTAAAATGGGGAATCGAGAGTGTTGAGAGCATCTTAACAACGGTGATAGTTACCGTTAGTTATGATGCTCTTATACACAAGTTAAACGTTGTTGTAAGTTATCCTGAAAATACGAGGGATGTTACTACAATTAGTCTCTCGAGTGAGGTTAATTTGAAGGCAATTATGACAACAGATTGGGCTAGCATTGGATTCTCGGGTGCCACGGGATTAGTGGACGAAACACACAAAATTCTTTCTTGGAGTTTCAGCTCTACCATGCATTATAAGTAA
- the LOC123922931 gene encoding uncharacterized protein LOC123922931, which translates to MASSSNKFQVPFAGKWSGFSVADDGTKYVPEPKGSKEHREIWESQVMIPFAIDNNVYAFGGPIPDDMNLTREVDEIFPCLETCEPRIFDSKPYNFEYMLTNYKPFRSHPYYGNSLYLTWLDRIEQSFGKFWKDYGIFELIQFSRIGPKYQPEMLIAAMHFFEKSTNTFHFKSGMMTPTLFDVSAITGLRPTGKTYSPDDVSDNITLNYKENAFSAFILKHSGPENEEVSDEEHVAFLTLWLSHYVFCSRSLQIARKFIPMAVQIHEGCHFALGRLLLATLYESIGEVCDNLKGLVPAKSKSKKAAPDGCFQAAGPMWLLQLWLNATFEKELGLFIPTEHHASIAKRKIEGTRLIRLQPNPLEQNSQQLFMKYMKIFLAIDHFKPEHAPFVKRTIGPSWFVKEIPVLNPNDEEEINETWTTYLDPTILSIRIGTLSSEYALIGYQPNLVSRQFGFSQLRPKSMYIRKKNIVLGTTVTSTLYERYMKISRDNVYGFEPFDFNLSYYCTQEFANWWRRYFDSKHLGDAVLISRLESGFTRPQIKRIEQQVKTTVTKKQAAESAKTVKEKTTSKAVESEEPSKARKRPTNVPSTETGPSKKPKPNTIVVSDEEEEEEEQSFQRKRGQPSVIIETNIPETTSDNLSTEEKEKKMKEKREKQERKAKRKEEKKKEGKKNSEDRTRDKKHKKSKSSSDPSATNLKSPSISNEQQEPIPDAEVQEDAAMPDATLKESDNMPQQDNNPEDILSNKSSGDTLKDSETTISEKVIPEPSQDQSEPPMSAEIDNKTSPFKEWNENPTVEVDADESSLEEEDFDSEAIKEAEAGGSELLPETSTSKLSASLGLAEEEFISLQIHDPEAALKLLISKTTTDPVSSSGPSNSTASDSEINSSVRQDSLISKLYTDFINGDILASVEEHPANAFKHKSFLNKLHNPQTDLETLRKVIQLESILDQFATTVQNLKRNSQKLVGQQAAYDALFEKAMAAQSKVDQMKAQVQQPGLGIQECTNNISKWEAEIDSFRAEIADREKKILEEKAKRVKIEEAVAATTHESIREAAKEGISHFSAATVIKEEIKSLEDAIKIQTVEVGLIKDHYADFKSKCLS; encoded by the exons ATGGCGTCTTCATCTAATAAGTTTCAAGTTCCTTTTGCTGGAAAATGGAGCGGTTTCTCCGTTGCTGATGATGGAACGAAGTATGTTCCAGAACCCAAAGGCAGCAAAGAACACCGAGAAATCTGGGAGAGTCAGGTAATGATTCCCTTTGCTATTGATAACAATGTTTATGCTTTTGGTGGTCCGATTCCAGATGATATGAATTTGACTAGGGAAGTAGACGAGATATTTCCATGTCTCGAAACCTGCGAGCCTAGAATCTTTGATAGCAAACCCTATAACTTTGAATATATGCTGACAAATTATAAACCCTTTCGATCCCATCCTTATTACGGAAATAGCCTTTACCTTACTTGGCTTGATCGAATAGAGCAATCCTTTGGTAAATTCTGGAAAGATTACGGAATCTTTGAGTTAATACAGTTTTCTAGGATAGGACCCAAATACCAACCTGAAATGCTCATTGCTGCGAtgcatttctttgaaaaatctaCCAACACCTTTCATTTTAAAAGTGGTATGATGACACCTACCTTGTTCGATGTGTCAGCTATCACAGGGTTAAGACCCACTGGCAAAACTTACAGCCCTGATGATGTTAGTGATAACATCACtttaaactacaaagaaaacgCCTTTTCTGCCTTTATCCTCAAACATTCAGGACCTGAGAATGAAGAAGTCTCAGATGAAGAACATGTGGCCTTTCTCACTCTATGGCTATCCCATTATGTATTTTGTTCTCGATCTCTCCAAATTGCTAGGAAATTTATACCTATGGCTGTACAAATACATGAAGGATGCCATTTTGCCTTAGGACGCCTTCTGCTGGCAACCCTGTATGAGTCGATTGGGGAAGTTTGTGATAACCTGAAAGGTTTAGTTCCTGCCAAGTCGAAATCGAAGAAAGCTGCGCCAGATGGATGTTTTCAAGCTGCTGGGCCAATGTGGCTATTACAGTTGTGGTTAAATGCCACCTTTGAAAAAGAACTTGGTTTGTTCATTCCCACTGAACATCACGCTTCGATAGCTAAAAGGAAAATCGAAGGTACTCGCTTAATAAGGCTTCAACCTAATCCCCTTGAACAGAACTCTCAACAGCTATTCATGAAGtacatgaaaattttcttaGCCATCGACCACTTCAAGCCTGAACACGCTCCATTTGTGAAGAGAACCATTGGCCCCTCCTGGTTCGTCAAAGAGATACCAGTGTTGAATCCTAATGATGAGGAGGAAATAAATGAAACCTGGACAACATATTTAGATCCTACCATCCTGTCAATTCGAATTGGTACCCTATCTTCTGAATATGCATTAATTGGGTATCAACCGAACTTGGTTTCTAGACAGTTTGGCTTTTCACAGCTTCGACCAAAGAGCATGTATATAAGGAAGAAAAACATCGTGCTCGGGACAACTGTGACTTCCACTTTGTATGAAAGGTACATGAAGATTAGTCGTGATAACGTTTATGGCTTCGAGCCATTTGACTTCAACCTTTCTTACTACTGTACACAAGAGTTTGCCAACTGGTGGAGGCGATATTTCGACAGCAAACACCTAGGAGATGCAGTGCTTATCTCGAGGTTGGAGAGTGGGTTTACTCGACCTCAGATAAAGAGAATCGAACAGCAAGTCAAGACTACAG TTACCAAAAAACAAGCTGCAGAATCTGCTAAGACagttaaagaaaaaacaacatcGAAGGCAGTTGAGTCTGAAGAGCCTTCTAAG GCACGTAAAAGACCAACCAACGTCCCTTCCACTGAGACTGGCCCATCGAAGAAGCCAAAACCTAACACAATAGTCGTCAGTGACGAAGAAGAG gaagaagaagaacaaagttTCCAGAGAAAGAGGGGCCAGCCTTCTGTGATTATTGAAACAAATATCCCAGAAACTACCTCTGATAATCTTTCtactgaagagaaagaaaagaagatgaaagaaaagagagagaagCAGGAAAGGAAAGCGAAGAGGaaagaggaaaagaagaaagaaggaaagaaaaattcagaggatcgaacccgggataaaaaacataaaaaatcaaagtCCTCAAGTGATCCTTCTGCAACCAACCTTAAATCTCCTTCGATCTCGAATGAACAACAAGAGCCTATCCCTGACGCTGAAGTTCAAGAAGATGCTGCTATGCCTGATGCTACACTCAAAGAATCGGACAACATGCCCCAGCAAGACAACAATCCAGAG GACATCCTATCGAACAAGTCTAGTGGTGATACTCTCAAAGATAGTGAGACCACTATTTCTGAAAAAGTCATACCAGAGCCTAGTCAAGATCAATCAGAGCCTCCTATGTCTGCAGAGATTGATAACAAGACTTCTCCTTTCAAGGAATGGAACGAAAATCCAACAGTCGAGGTCGATGCTGATGAATCTTCCTTAGAGGAAGAAGACTTTGATTCTGAAGCCATAAAGGAAGCAGAGGCTGGTGGATCAGAATTGCTACCTGAAACTTCGACATCGAAGCTGTCAGCCAGCCTAGGGCTCGCTGAAGAAGAATTCATTTCCTTGCAAATTCATGATCCTGAAGCTGCTCTAAAACTTCTGATTTCTAAAACAACTACTGATCCCGTAAGTTCGAGTGGACCTAGTAATTCAACTGCTTCAGACTCAGAAATCAATTCTTCTGTTCGACAAGACTCTCTGATTTCAAAGCTATATACGGATTTCATCAATGGAGACATCTTGGCATCAGTTGAGGAACACCCTGCTAATGCTTTCAAGCACAAGTCCTTTTTGAACAAGTTGCACAATCCTCAAACTGACCTCGAAACCTTGAGAAAAGTTATCCAGCTCGAATCGATCTTGGACCAGTTTGCTACCACAGTGCAAAACCTGAAACGCAACTCTCAGAAACTTGTTGGTCAACAGGCTGCTTATGATGCATTATTTGAGAAGGCCATGGCTGCTCAATCAAAAGTTGACCAAATGAAAGCACAAGTTCAGCAACCAGGTCTTGGGATTCAAGAATGTACCAACAATATTTCCAAGTGGGAGGCAGAAATAGATTCTTTTCGAGCTGAGATTGCTGATCGAGAGAAAAAGATTCTTGAAGAGAAAGCAAAGCGTGTAAAGATTGAAGAAGCTGTTGCTGCCACCACTCATGAATCTATTCGCGAAGCTGCGAAGGAAGGTATTTCCCACTTCAGTGCTGCCACTGTGATCAAAGAAGAGATCAAATCTCTCGAGGATGCAATCAAGATCCAGACTGTCGAAGTTGGCCTTATTAAGGACCATTATGCTGATTTCAAATCTAAGTGTTTGTCTTAg
- the LOC123924170 gene encoding lectin 11-like, with translation MNITTIPKFLATKNSFSIALIISIYILFLVTNVKSDFSFDFPNFNLDTIKEGIAFANDATLKNGVIQLTRKDDYGYPLKHSAGQFGLITPIQIYDKTTGKVADFVTEFTFLVNTNGRSNYGDGFAFFIVSPNFKIPDKKKSEGGNLGIFTSETALYTKEVLLVEFDTFSNEWDPSPVTQFAHIGIDVNSIRSVVYTPWYSDFTLDGNVGKARIEYDSSDKKLKVLVTYFNKGPILNGESSLVYNIDLTTFLPEKVQIGFSASTGDLVETHDILSWSFKSNI, from the coding sequence ATGAATATTACTACCATCCCAAAATTCCTTGCAACCAAAAACTCTTTTTCTATTGCATTAATAATCTCAATATATATACTCTTTCTTGTTACAAATGTAAAATCCGATTTTTCCTTCGACTTCCCTAATTTTAACCTTGACACTATTAAAGAAGGTATCGCCTTCGCAAACGACGCCACATTAAAAAACGGGGTAATACAATTAACAAGGAAAGACGATTATGGTTATCCACTCAAACATAGTGCCGGCCAATTTGGATTGATAACACCAATTCAAATTTACGACAAAACCACCGGAAAAGTTGCGGATTTTGTAACGGAGTTCACCTTTTTGGTGAACACAAACGGTAGAAGTAATTATGGTGATGGTTTTGCTTTCTTCATCGTATCACCAAATTTCAAAATCCCCGACAAGAAAAAATCGGAAGGCGGAAACCTCGGAATATTTACCTCGGAAACCGCTTTATATACCAAAGAAGTTCTTCTTGTTGagtttgatactttttcaaaTGAATGGGATCCAAGTCCTGTGACACAATTTGCTCATATAGGAATTGATGTTAATTCAATTAGGTCAGTGGTTTATACACCTTGGTATAGTGATTTTACTCTTGATGGAAATGTAGGAAAAGCACGCATAGAGTATGATTCTAGtgacaaaaaattgaaagtgtTGGTAACTTATTTTAATAAGGGACCAATATTGAATGGGGAATCTAGCTTAGTATATAATATTGATTTGACAACTTTTCTTCCTGAAAAGGTTCAAATTGGGTTCTCTGCTTCTACCGGGGATTTGGTTGAGACACATGACATTCTCTCTTGGTCTTTCAAGTCAAACATTTAG
- the LOC123881665 gene encoding lectin 7-like, protein MAFNNSSGTQIIFITIVSFLILAKNVNSTSFTINNFESYQNIVQLEGNAFISNGSVFLTNVIPKSAGRASYTGAVHLWDAETGNLAAFTSVFSFVVAPNGPGHFGDGIAFFIAPFTSNIPKNSSGGYLGLFNAETALNSYQNQIVAVEFDSFGGNPWDPVYPHVGIDVNSIASVTTEPWSTGSISNGYTAFAFVNYEPLTKNLSVFVQYPEKYGVNGNSSSVSFVIDLRTVLPEWVRIGFSGATGQLVELHKILSWTFKSSF, encoded by the coding sequence ATGGCCTTCAATAACTCATCAGGGACTCAAATCATTTTCATCACCATCGTTTCCTTCCTTATCTTAGCTAAAAATGTAAACTCAACTTCATTCACAATCAATAATTTTGAGTCATACCAAAACATCGTTCAACTCGAAGGCAATGCCTTCATTTCAAACGGGTCCGTCTTTCTCACAAATGTCATCCCAAAGAGTGCTGGTAGAGCCTCTTACACTGGAGCAGTGCATCTTTGGGACGCAGAAACCGGCAACCTCGCAGCCTTCACTTCCGTCTTCTCTTTTGTAGTTGCACCAAATGGCCCCGGACACTTTGGAGATGGAATCGCCTTCTTCATTGCACCATTCACTTCCAACATCCCAAAAAATTCAAGTGGTGGATATCTCGGACTATTCAACGCCGAAACCGCTTTGAATTCCTACCAAAATCAAATTGTTGCTGTTGAATTCGATTCATTCGGAGGGAATCCTTGGGATCCTGTTTATCCCCATGTTGGCATTGATGTGAACTCTATTGCTTCCGTAACAACAGAGCCGTGGAGTACCGGAAGCATTTCGAATGGTTACACTGCATTTGCTTTTGTGAATTACGAACCTTTGACGAAAAATTTAAGCGTTTTTGTACAATATCCTGAAAAATATGGTGTGAATGGAAATTCAAGTAGTGTCTCCTTTGTGATTGATTTGAGGACTGTGTTACCTGAATGGGTTAGAATTGGATTTTCTGGAGCCACTGGACAATTAGTTGAATTGCACAAGATTCTTTCTTGGACCTTTAAGTCAAGTTTCTAA